The following is a genomic window from Malus sylvestris chromosome 12, drMalSylv7.2, whole genome shotgun sequence.
tcaaacAAACACGAAACTAACGATGGGCATGTATCACCCTAATTGCCTCCTCCTAGTCCTGACCGCCTTGTTGTATGTTTCGGCTACTGCCACCACATATGAAGGAGTAGAAGGAGGAGAAGAGCACAATTACCCTCCCAAGTaccctcctccttctcctcctctaaGGGGTGGGTATTTCCCCATTCGCAACTTGAGCTACCCACATTTGAGGGAAATCACGGAATTCGCTCTCTCCAAATACAACAAGATTCATAACCAAAAACTGGTGTTGCAGAAGTTGGTTCAAGGACAGTATCAAATAGTGTCGGGAGTCAATTACAAGCTTATCATTGCGGTTGTCGATTCTTCTTTGGTCAATAGCGGCCCCATCAACTATGAGATCATTGTGTTTGAGAAGCCTTGGATGAATATTAAGAAACTGAAGTCTTTTATTCGAGTCCAAATTAATAAACTTTAAATCCAGTCCAACTTATTTGTAAGGTTTATGGAATTCACAAATCCTAAGGCCTGCTCTATAACTTTATACAGAAACATTTAAAAATGGCTCAATTGCAATAATAGAAGTCTTTGAGTTTGCTCCCATTTTTGTGTTCACTCCTTTAATAATTTTGTTCTTGCAGTTTATTTCGTTACTACAGTTGGAGCCACTGGTCGGTgggcataaaaaataaattgctATGTGGTCGATTTTCAGttggaaaaaggaaaatgaacCATTCCTTTTAGGTTCCATATAAATTTGTCCTTATAACATGCGTTGTTACAGTATTTATTGTTCTCttatttttcgtttttatttttttggagaaGTGTTCTTCCTCTTTAATTCATGtataatttcatatttgttGCAGTCTTAATTAGGTTAAGAATATAATTGTGTAAATGTTAGGAAATTCTTATAGGATtctaccttatcttatcttttaGACAGAGAAAAGGAACCATTTCTTTTAGGTTCCATATAAATTTGTTCCTTATAACATGCGTTGTTACGGTATTTGTTGTtcactttttgtttgtttgtttttgttttgtttttttttttgagaagtgTTCTTCCTCTTTAATTCATGtataatttcatatttgttGCAGTCTTAATTAGGTTAGGAATATGCTTGTGTAAATgctgggaaaattttataggattctaccttatcttatcttttcGATAGAGtcctgtttatttattttttggtcaaacgataaatttgttagattagaaaGCCGACATTATTAGGGAGAATGACAAGTCATCCAAGTCTGCTACTGTTAATAATTCTGTTACTGTAAATTAACTGATTGTATTAGTTGTGATTAGTTAAGATAGTTATAAAGTAGTTAGGGGTATCTATGTAAATAGCCAAAGGCTATATATATTCCTACACAATGTGTAAAGTTCTCAGTCAAGTAAATACAATCAAGAAAACTTACTGTTGAAGTTTTCtgtttctacatggtatcacgCCATTCCGCTTCACAGCTTCGATCTTTCTCTTCGCTTGCTGCATCGATCGACTCTTGATCGATTTTTCTTCTCTGATCTTCTCTTCGCTTGCTGCATCGATCGACTCTTGATCGATTTTTCTTCTCTGATCGTCACTTCTTCCCTTCCGATCTTGTAGTATTTCTTGATTTCTGTCAGTAATGGCGGCTCAATCGACTGGTTCATCTTCTCCGGTCATCTCCCCCTCGAGcccaaaccctaatttctctgGAAACCCTAATTCCTCTGGAAATCCGAGTCCTCTGACTTCCTACACTTCTCTCACAATTCATAACATCGGCAGCATGGTGCCGATCAAGCTCAAAAGATCCAATTACCTACCATGGCGCGCCCTGTTTGGCCCGATTTTCCGGCGATACAAGCTTCTTGGAGTAATCGATGGTACTGACGTCTGTCCATCGCCATTTCTGCCTGATCGTAGCATCAATCCTGCTTTTGAGGACTGGTATGAGAAAGATCAAAATCTTTTGATCTGGTTGAATTCCACACTTTCTGAGGAAATCATCCCGTTCACGGTTGGGGTTTCATCCTCTCGAGAACTTTGGGTAAAGCTTGAACAGCGCTTTGGTGGAATTTCAGAGGCTCATATCCATCAGTTGCGATCGCGCCTTCAATCTGTTCAGAAAGGATCGCGTTCTATCTCTGACTATCTTCAAGAACTCAAGGAAATTTCAGATTCTCTGCAAGCTGCTGGTGCTTCTGTCTCTGATCGAGATCTTATCGCCGCCACACTACATGGCTTGCCTGATGAATTTGAGTCTTTCATCGACTGTATCATGCTCCGATTGTCCTCTACCTCTCTTGATGAACTTCATGGCCTCCTTCTCACAAAGGAATTGTCTATGGCCAGACGCAAAACTGTCAGTTCATCTCCTGTCCCTGAATCTTTTCAGGCTTTCTCGGTGCAGTCTCAGCCTCCTCTCCTTCCTACTCCATCTGCTTTTGCTGCTCAGAATCTCCCTCTTCAATCTGCATCTCGGTTCAACTCTAATCGTGGCAGGAACACTAAGGGCCAGTTCTTTTCCAATCGAGGTCATCGAGGTAATCGTGGTAATTTTCCTAATAACCGTGGCAATCGAGG
Proteins encoded in this region:
- the LOC126593569 gene encoding cysteine proteinase inhibitor 1-like, with amino-acid sequence MGMYHPNCLLLVLTALLYVSATATTYEGVEGGEEHNYPPKYPPPSPPLRGGYFPIRNLSYPHLREITEFALSKYNKIHNQKLVLQKLVQGQYQIVSGVNYKLIIAVVDSSLVNSGPINYEIIVFEKPWMNIKKLKSFIRVQINKL